The window AAGCGGCTCCGCTGGTCCGCACGGCCGCCGAATTGCAGTCGCCGGGCCGTGTCAGCCAATCGACCGTCTACGGAATGCTGGCGCGCGTGGCCCTCTACATGGCGGGCTACCCCGTGAAGGAGCCGGGAATGTACGCCAAGGCCAAGGAGTACGCCCAGAAAGTCATCGACACGGGAAGCCATGCGATGAACGCCTCCTACGAGCAGGTCTTCATCAACTACATCCAAGACAAGTACGATGCGGGCGAAAGCCTTTTCGAAGTGGAGTTCTGGGGCACGAACGAGGGGACCTACACCACGACGGCCGGCATGGTAGGCCGCAACAACGGCATCGGCTGTTCAAGCACGAACATCATCGGCGACACCGGGAAATCGGTCGTCGATCTCTTCGGCTACTCCATCGGCGCGATCCGCACGACGCCCTATTTCTTCACGCTCTTCGAGACCGGCGACCTGCGGCGCGACTGGACCATCGCACCCTTCACCTACAACACGACGACGGGCACCAAGACCGAACAAACGTCGAATATCTGGGTTCGCTATTGCGGCAAATTCCGCCGCGAATACGAACTCAGCCAACCGCGATCGACCAACTACACGCCCATCAATTTCCCGCTGCTGCGCTACTCCGACATCCTGCTGATCTGGGCCGAAGGCGTCGCCGCCGACCCCGACAACCACAGCGCCGACGACCTGAAACAAGCCTACGAATATGTCAACCAGGTGCGCCGCCGCGGCTTCGGAAAAGACATCGGCACGCCGGATGCGAGCGTCGATCTCGAAACGGGCGACAAAAGCTACCTGTTGGAGGCCATCAAGGACGAGCGGCCGCGCGAACTGGGCTTCGAGCTGCTCCGCAAGGACGACATCGTGCGCTGGGGCGAATTCTACGACCGGATGCGCTACGCCCGCAGCCTCGCGGCGGCCATTCCCGACAGTTACACCTCCTCGTACTACGTAAACGCCCGGCGCACCTACAACAACGTCAACCGCCGCGACGAGATATGGCCGATCCCCACCTACGAACTGGGTGTCAACCGTGCGCTGGTCCAGAACCCCGGATGGTAGCATCCGAACAATCAAACGATTATGAAACGAACAATGAAATATCTTCTGTTGTTTTCGGCATTCGCCGTGCTGACGACCGGATGCCGCAAGAACCTCGACGACGTAGACGACGTGCACTTCGACGTATCGCTCGAAGCCGAAACCTTCAAGGTCGGCGAACCCGTCCGGTTCCATTTCAGCGGCAACCCCGACTTCATCATCTTCTACTCGGGCGAGAAGGGCAACGACTACGCCTACAAGGATACCGACCGGATCACGGACAGCGAGATGACCTTCTCCTTCTCCACGACGACCACCGCAGGAACGGCCGGAAACCCCAATCCCTCGCATGTCCCGGTCTGCTATTCCACCGACTTCTCGGGAGAATACACCGAAGAGGCCGTGCGGGCCGCCACGTGGATCGACATCACCGACCGTTTCACGATGCCGACCGACACCGGGATAACCGCTCTGCTGTCGGGCGACGTGAATGTCACCGAATACTTCTCCGACCCGGAAACCCCGCTCTATTTCAGTTTCCACTGGGTAGTCGAACCCTACGACGCCGCGATAAAGAACGGCCGCACGCAATGGAACATCCAGGCGACGAAGTTCAACGGCATAGCCGGAGAGTCGGTCTCCACGCTCTACGATTTCGCCGACATACATTGGCAGCTCGTGCAGGCGGCCTCGTTCGAAGGAGCCACTTCGCTGCCCGACATCAACGCTTCGCGCATCCTTTTCCGCAGCGAGTTCCAGCCCACGGTCTCCCGCGAATGCTGGGCCGTCAGCGGACCCATCTACCGAATGGACCAGATCAACGACGGTCCCGATTTCGGCGTCGGCATCAAGGCGATGGCCGAGGCTTCGCTGAGCAGCTACGCCTACACCTACACCGAACCGGGCGACTATGAAATCGCCTTCGTGGCGGCCAACGCCAACGTCTACGGCCGCAAGGAGGTCATCCGAAAGGTCTCGGTGCGGATTATCGAGGACGAAGGCGGCATCACGCCGCCGCAGCCCGGAGAGTGGAACCAATAAAACGACAAGACCATGACGAACCGCATAACCTTTACGATCATCGCTGCGTCGCTGTTCCTGGCGGCGTGCAGTCAGGACGACACCATGCCGCGCGAAACGCTCCCCGGCGAAAAGCAAGCGGTGCTCTTCTCCGCAGGCGGAACGGCGAC of the Alistipes senegalensis JC50 genome contains:
- a CDS encoding RagB/SusD family nutrient uptake outer membrane protein, with the protein product MKKNTILLSLCILFLASCSLLDTEPQDFVTPSNYYNNETEMNTALNGVYATLANTTLYGGNLLGRMGLSADIGYESYSSDYGSVGDYDVSPADAKILTFWRDLYDGIGRANMLIKYIDKPQLDEATRNNIYGQALFLRAYYHFLLVVRFHNIPLILSVPEDGNRESVQTPQSSTRDVYLQIIKDMEEAAPLVRTAAELQSPGRVSQSTVYGMLARVALYMAGYPVKEPGMYAKAKEYAQKVIDTGSHAMNASYEQVFINYIQDKYDAGESLFEVEFWGTNEGTYTTTAGMVGRNNGIGCSSTNIIGDTGKSVVDLFGYSIGAIRTTPYFFTLFETGDLRRDWTIAPFTYNTTTGTKTEQTSNIWVRYCGKFRREYELSQPRSTNYTPINFPLLRYSDILLIWAEGVAADPDNHSADDLKQAYEYVNQVRRRGFGKDIGTPDASVDLETGDKSYLLEAIKDERPRELGFELLRKDDIVRWGEFYDRMRYARSLAAAIPDSYTSSYYVNARRTYNNVNRRDEIWPIPTYELGVNRALVQNPGW
- a CDS encoding DUF5017 domain-containing protein — encoded protein: MKRTMKYLLLFSAFAVLTTGCRKNLDDVDDVHFDVSLEAETFKVGEPVRFHFSGNPDFIIFYSGEKGNDYAYKDTDRITDSEMTFSFSTTTTAGTAGNPNPSHVPVCYSTDFSGEYTEEAVRAATWIDITDRFTMPTDTGITALLSGDVNVTEYFSDPETPLYFSFHWVVEPYDAAIKNGRTQWNIQATKFNGIAGESVSTLYDFADIHWQLVQAASFEGATSLPDINASRILFRSEFQPTVSRECWAVSGPIYRMDQINDGPDFGVGIKAMAEASLSSYAYTYTEPGDYEIAFVAANANVYGRKEVIRKVSVRIIEDEGGITPPQPGEWNQ